The DNA sequence GTTTTGGGTCTTCTTTGGAATACAAAACGTCATAAAGGACAGCGAACAATTTTGCATATTCCGGGTTTGCCAATGTTCTAAAAAACCTGTCTTCTTCTGTAGACTTTGTTCCGATAAAGAGCGTATTACCACCCGGGTCGGTCAAAGTGAATCTGCGGTCTGCAATCAAATTACGTACTTTTGTAATCTTTGGAAATCCAGTCCGCGGGATTTTACCGTAATACTTTTTCAATGCAGTGGTAAAAAGACGGTTGACCTCATCCACATCCTTGACCATTAAAAAGCACATGGTTGAATTTTCTGAAGCTGTAGGTACTACCTTACGGTTGCCATAGAAATGTAATTCAATACTATTCCATTTCAACGAAGCATACGGATTGGGTGATGTGTATACTCCCAAAACTTCAAATCCCAACTCTTGGTAAAATGCTACCTGTGGCCGTATATCCGGACAAGGCATAATTGGAATGACTTTTTCCTGATTTTGTTCTCCCATCATTCATTTTTTTCTTTAAAAAGCAAAACTAACCTAATGAGATAAGTTAAAATTGGAAAAAATGGACATCCGGCTTACGTTGAAATCGGGACGTAGTTACTTGGGCTAAAACCGGAAAATTCCTTGAAATCGTTGATAAAATGGGCCTGGTCATAGTATCCGAGATCCAGAGCCTTATTTGTAAAACCGGCATAGTGGTGGCACGGAAATAAAGAGCTTTCAAAACGAAGTATTCTGGAATACAATTTCGGATTAAAACCCGCGAAACTTCTAAACCTTCTTTCAAACTGCTTTTGCGATAATAAGCTCTCTTTTGCTAAGTTTTTGATATTTACCTGCCCACGCAATTCTCTCATCTTTTTTATAGCATTTATTATAGAAAGATCAGTTTTTCGGTTGGAGTCAAACTTAAGTTTCAGGTATTGGGTCATTATTTCAACCCGCTGATTGAATCGATTACTGTTTGCTAAACGGTGAGCAATCAGGTCAGCATCCGAACGCATAATTTCATGAAGGTCTATATATTGATTACCCAAATCGCTTGCTGAAACTTCGAAAAAATAAGGAATGGCATCGGAGTATAACGATACTCCAAATATTTCGGAAAGCCCGCCCGTTTCTATGCAACTATAATTGGCGGTATGACCCTGTAAAACACTAAAAGCAGGCTGCGTTCCGGGATTAAAAGCAAAAACAAGTTCCGTATTGGTATTGGCTGTAGAATGATAGTTGCTGCGTTCCTGAACACCCGTGGTCCACCAGCCACACCAAAAATGGCTTACAAAATCCTTCAGCCCCTTATCAGGCAGAATGACTTCATAGGTAATTCCTCCAAAATGCTTCACATCGACTGATGGGCTTTTATCCAACAAAAAGCCGCTCTTCTTACGAAAAACGGCTTCTTTATTTTGTGGGAGCTACTGGGTTCGAACCAGTGACCCCCTGCTTGTAAGGCAGGTGCTCTGAACCAGCTGAGCTAAGCTCCCAAATGGGAATGCAAATATAGAGTTTACCGCGCTATTCCCCCAAATTATTTTAAAAAATTTGACATGGTTTTTGCATTGTTCCGGTTATGCCAAAACGAAATTTGCTGAAGAAGATCCTTTTTCTATTTAAGGGCTCCGTTGCGGGCTTTGTGGATGACAAGGTAATGAAGCTCAGCGCGGCGCTCGCCTATTATACCGTTTTCTCCATCGGCCCCATGCTAATGGTCATCATTATGCTTTGCAGTATATTTTACGGCAAAGAGGCCATTGAGGGAACGATCTATAGTGAGATCAGCACGTTCGTGGGGAGTAAGGCAGCGCTGCAGATACAGGAGATCATCCGAAATGCGGCCATTTCAGATAATTCTACCCTGGCGGCGATCATAGGCATAGGAACATTGCTGTTCGGCGC is a window from the Anseongella ginsenosidimutans genome containing:
- a CDS encoding helix-turn-helix domain-containing protein, whose amino-acid sequence is MKHFGGITYEVILPDKGLKDFVSHFWCGWWTTGVQERSNYHSTANTNTELVFAFNPGTQPAFSVLQGHTANYSCIETGGLSEIFGVSLYSDAIPYFFEVSASDLGNQYIDLHEIMRSDADLIAHRLANSNRFNQRVEIMTQYLKLKFDSNRKTDLSIINAIKKMRELRGQVNIKNLAKESLLSQKQFERRFRSFAGFNPKLYSRILRFESSLFPCHHYAGFTNKALDLGYYDQAHFINDFKEFSGFSPSNYVPIST